A stretch of Metabacillus sp. FJAT-52054 DNA encodes these proteins:
- a CDS encoding 2OG-Fe(II) oxygenase: protein MQLKEQSIFNHSGNKIVTEDRDISIIAKFEEPMIAILGNVLSHEECDELIQLSKEHMNRSKIGTEREVSGIRTSSGAFLPETENGVDARIEKRVAQIMNVPANHGEGLHILNYKPGEEYKAHLDYFKSSKANHNPRISTLVMYLNDVEEGGETYFPHLKLSITPQKGMAVYFEYFYQDPAINELTLHGGAPVITGDKWAATIWVRRKQYR, encoded by the coding sequence ATGCAATTAAAGGAACAATCCATATTTAATCATAGCGGGAATAAAATCGTGACCGAAGACCGTGACATTTCCATCATTGCGAAGTTTGAGGAGCCCATGATTGCGATATTGGGAAATGTATTGAGTCATGAAGAGTGCGATGAACTTATTCAGCTTTCAAAGGAGCACATGAACCGCTCCAAGATTGGAACCGAGAGGGAAGTAAGCGGCATTCGGACAAGCAGCGGGGCGTTCCTGCCGGAAACAGAAAACGGGGTAGATGCCCGGATTGAAAAGCGGGTGGCCCAGATTATGAATGTCCCGGCGAATCACGGAGAAGGGCTTCATATCCTAAACTATAAGCCTGGTGAGGAATACAAAGCCCACCTCGACTATTTTAAGTCTTCCAAAGCCAACCATAACCCAAGAATCAGCACACTCGTTATGTACTTGAACGATGTCGAAGAAGGCGGCGAAACATACTTCCCTCATCTGAAGCTTTCCATCACACCGCAAAAAGGGATGGCTGTATACTTTGAATACTTCTATCAGGATCCTGCGATCAATGAATTAACGCTGCACGGAGGCGCTCCCGTCATTACAGGAGACAAATGGGCCGCGACCATATGGGTACGGAGAAAACAGTATCGGTAA
- a CDS encoding malate:quinone oxidoreductase, with the protein MSSIRKKTDVILIGAGVMSATLGAMLKELAPEWEIKVFEKLAKAGEESSNEWNNAGTGHSALCELNYTTEKPDGSIDIGKAININEQFQVSRQFWSYLVDRNLIRQPQDFIMPIPHMSLVQGEKDIAFLKKRFKALSQNPLFQGMEYSEDREQLKEWMPLIMEGRPANERLAATKIDSGTDVNFGALTRILFDHLQSKNVELHYKHSVKDLKRTSDGLWEVKVHNMASGITEYHTSKFVFIGGGGGSLPLLQKTGIPESKQIGGFPVSGLFLVCSNQEVVEQHHAKVYGKAKLGAPPMSVPHLDTRYINNKKSLLFGPFAGFSPKFLKTGSNLDLIGSVKPNNLFTMLAAGVKEMGLTKYLIQQVLLSNEKRMEELREFIPNAKSGDWHVVVAGQRVQVIKDTDAGKGTLQFGTEVVSAADGSIAALLGASPGASTAVQVMLEVLDQCFPEHMGEWEPKIKEMIPSYGMSLTDNPALFQEVFASTAESLGLSKKKLVLI; encoded by the coding sequence ATGAGCAGCATACGCAAAAAAACAGACGTTATTTTAATTGGTGCTGGAGTCATGAGTGCAACGCTTGGAGCGATGTTGAAAGAGTTAGCACCTGAATGGGAAATTAAAGTGTTTGAAAAGCTTGCAAAAGCAGGAGAGGAAAGCTCGAACGAATGGAACAACGCGGGTACGGGCCATTCTGCGCTTTGTGAGCTCAACTATACAACCGAAAAGCCGGACGGCTCAATCGATATTGGAAAAGCGATTAACATCAATGAACAGTTTCAGGTTTCAAGACAATTTTGGTCCTATCTTGTAGACCGCAATCTGATTCGTCAGCCGCAGGATTTTATCATGCCCATTCCTCATATGAGTTTGGTGCAGGGTGAGAAGGATATTGCTTTTCTGAAAAAACGTTTTAAAGCGCTGTCACAAAACCCTCTGTTCCAGGGAATGGAATATTCCGAGGATCGTGAACAGCTGAAGGAATGGATGCCGCTGATTATGGAAGGCCGTCCAGCGAATGAACGCTTGGCTGCAACTAAGATCGATTCCGGAACAGATGTGAACTTTGGTGCGCTGACCCGCATTCTGTTTGATCACCTGCAAAGTAAAAACGTGGAGCTTCACTATAAGCATAGTGTGAAGGATCTTAAACGCACGAGTGACGGACTTTGGGAAGTGAAAGTGCACAATATGGCAAGTGGGATAACGGAATACCACACATCGAAATTCGTCTTTATCGGCGGCGGGGGCGGAAGCTTGCCATTGCTTCAAAAAACCGGTATTCCTGAGTCGAAGCAAATTGGAGGATTCCCGGTAAGCGGACTGTTTTTAGTCTGCAGCAATCAGGAAGTAGTCGAGCAGCATCATGCAAAGGTTTATGGGAAGGCAAAGCTCGGAGCTCCTCCAATGTCTGTGCCGCACCTTGATACCCGTTATATAAATAACAAAAAATCCTTGCTGTTCGGACCGTTTGCCGGCTTCTCGCCGAAGTTCTTAAAAACGGGCTCTAATCTTGATTTAATCGGCTCCGTCAAACCGAATAATCTTTTCACCATGCTTGCAGCAGGAGTGAAAGAGATGGGATTGACGAAATATTTGATCCAGCAGGTGCTGCTGTCGAATGAAAAACGAATGGAAGAGCTGCGCGAGTTTATTCCAAATGCGAAAAGCGGGGATTGGCATGTCGTTGTAGCCGGACAGCGCGTTCAGGTAATCAAAGACACAGACGCCGGTAAAGGAACGCTGCAATTTGGTACGGAAGTGGTCAGTGCCGCAGATGGCTCGATTGCTGCATTGCTCGGTGCCTCCCCAGGTGCTTCTACCGCTGTTCAAGTCATGCTTGAAGTATTGGATCAATGCTTCCCAGAGCATATGGGTGAGTGGGAACCGAAAATTAAAGAAATGATTCCTTCATACGGCATGTCCCTGACCGACAATCCGGCCCTGTTTCAAGAAGTTTTTGCTTCAACCGCAGAGTCTCTTGGTTTAAGTAAAAAAAAACTGGTCCTCATTTAA
- a CDS encoding PAS domain S-box protein, with product MVRSEIFREVFEQSHVPQILTSLDFATTFENQAFFDFLGYTREEWATKTLKDISPQEDYERDLHMMRELIAGKRSNYQIEKCYIHKSGKQLHGTLNVSLLSDQDDNKQFLYVQVIDSTEKYLISDSLIKSEKKYRLLAEHSSDLIMIHDVNGRYQYISPSFKTLLGYEPCELIGCDPYDFIHPEDIQTVKNHHLQIVTNKQAMPVVSYRVRRSDDSYIWVDTEIKAVLDENTGELTELISISRDVQQRIETYELLRKSERLAIVGQMAAAVAHEIRNPLTPIKGFITLLSKTKEYNPAFIEVILTEIKRIETIITEFLSMAKPNNRKMDTIHMDQLVEQVVNLMQTEASMENKQLTLKLKTVPLIVGDENSLKQVLLNVIRNALESLEEQGTVSVLVLIEEKFICIRVQDNGCGISQERLAKIGEPFYSTKEKGTGLGLMTSLNIIENHHGKLDIQSEEGEGTTVKIYLPLP from the coding sequence ATGGTACGGTCTGAAATATTTAGGGAAGTATTTGAGCAGTCTCACGTTCCGCAAATTCTAACATCCTTAGATTTTGCAACTACGTTCGAGAACCAGGCTTTTTTCGATTTTTTAGGGTATACAAGAGAAGAATGGGCAACGAAGACTCTTAAAGATATTTCCCCTCAAGAGGATTATGAACGGGATCTGCACATGATGCGGGAGTTAATAGCCGGAAAAAGATCCAATTACCAGATAGAGAAATGCTATATTCATAAATCTGGCAAGCAATTACACGGGACACTGAACGTTTCTCTACTATCTGACCAGGACGATAATAAGCAATTTTTATATGTACAGGTAATCGATTCAACGGAAAAATATCTCATAAGCGACTCTCTAATAAAAAGTGAGAAAAAATACAGATTATTGGCGGAGCATTCATCCGACTTGATTATGATTCACGATGTTAATGGACGTTACCAATACATCTCGCCTTCGTTCAAAACCTTATTGGGCTATGAGCCTTGTGAGCTTATTGGATGCGATCCTTATGACTTCATTCATCCGGAGGATATACAAACAGTCAAAAACCATCATCTTCAAATCGTAACAAATAAACAAGCTATGCCCGTCGTTTCCTATAGAGTAAGAAGATCAGATGACTCCTATATTTGGGTTGATACAGAAATAAAGGCAGTTCTTGATGAAAATACGGGAGAACTCACCGAACTCATTTCGATATCTAGAGACGTACAGCAAAGAATTGAAACATATGAGCTGTTGAGAAAATCGGAAAGACTTGCGATTGTGGGGCAAATGGCCGCAGCGGTAGCCCATGAGATCCGCAACCCGCTTACACCAATTAAAGGGTTTATAACCTTATTGTCCAAGACTAAAGAATATAATCCAGCGTTTATTGAAGTCATCCTAACCGAAATAAAGAGGATTGAAACGATTATTACAGAGTTCTTATCTATGGCAAAGCCAAATAATCGAAAAATGGATACCATTCACATGGATCAGCTCGTTGAACAAGTCGTAAATCTCATGCAAACGGAAGCATCCATGGAAAATAAGCAGCTTACCCTGAAGCTTAAAACCGTTCCGCTGATCGTTGGGGATGAGAACTCTTTAAAACAAGTCCTCTTAAATGTAATAAGGAACGCTTTGGAGTCATTAGAAGAACAGGGAACCGTCTCTGTATTGGTATTAATAGAGGAGAAGTTTATTTGTATCAGAGTTCAGGATAATGGCTGCGGAATCTCGCAGGAAAGGCTGGCTAAAATAGGCGAACCCTTCTATTCAACGAAAGAAAAAGGCACCGGCCTAGGACTTATGACCAGCCTGAACATCATCGAAAACCATCATGGAAAATTGGATATTCAAAGTGAAGAAGGCGAAGGAACGACTGTGAAGATTTATCTTCCGCTGCCCTAA
- the katG gene encoding catalase/peroxidase HPI produces MENNNKPDQKEHTSAGQCPVTHHKDSAITTSKAPRGTTNKEWWPNQLNLNVLRQHDKKSNPMGEDFDYREEFLKLDYDALKKDLHVLMTDSQDWWPADYGHYGPFFIRMSWHAAGTYRTADGRGGGGSGSQRFAPLNSWPDNVNLDKARRLLWPIKQKYGNKISWADLLVLTGNVALESMGLKTFGFAGGRKDIWHAEEDVYWGTEKEWLADNRYSGDRELEDPLAAVQMGLIYVNPEGPNGKPDPLASARDIRDTFGRMAMNDEETVALIAGGHTFGKAHGAGDPSHVGDDPEAADLETQGLGWLSSYGSGKGRDTISSGVDGAWTTNPTTWDNGYFDLLFSYEWELTKSAAGAYQWTPVDMAEEHMAPDAEDPSIRVKTMMSTADMALRMDPEYEKISRRYYENPEEFADAFARAWFKLLHRDMGPKVRYLGPEVPAEELIWQDPVPAVDYELSHDEVAELKNRILSSGLTVSELVKTAWASASTYRHTDMRGGANGARIRLAPQKDWEANEPEQLAKVLGVYEDIQSKLTVRVSLADLIVLGGSAAIEKAAKDAGFDVTVPFTPGRGDATEEQTDAETFDVLEPVSDGFRNYQKKEYSTSPEEMLVDKAQLLGLTAPEMTVLLGGMRVLGTNHGGTKHGLFTDRPGILTNDFFINLLDMRTEWKSIGFNQYEGRDRKTGEVIRTASRFDLLFGSNSELRALAEVYAQDDNKEKFVRDFVAAWVKVMDGDRFDVK; encoded by the coding sequence ATGGAAAATAACAATAAGCCTGATCAAAAGGAACATACGTCTGCCGGACAGTGTCCTGTCACTCACCACAAGGATAGTGCGATTACGACGTCAAAGGCTCCGCGGGGAACGACGAATAAGGAATGGTGGCCAAATCAGCTGAATTTAAACGTTCTTCGCCAGCATGACAAAAAATCCAATCCAATGGGAGAGGACTTTGATTACCGTGAAGAGTTCTTAAAGCTTGATTACGATGCGCTGAAAAAGGACCTTCATGTGCTGATGACAGACAGCCAGGATTGGTGGCCGGCTGATTATGGCCATTACGGTCCATTCTTTATCCGCATGTCCTGGCATGCAGCAGGTACATATCGTACGGCGGACGGACGCGGAGGCGGCGGTTCAGGATCCCAGCGCTTTGCCCCTCTGAACAGCTGGCCGGATAACGTGAATCTTGATAAGGCCCGCCGTTTGCTGTGGCCTATTAAGCAAAAGTACGGAAACAAAATTTCCTGGGCGGACCTGCTTGTCTTAACCGGCAACGTGGCTCTTGAATCCATGGGGTTAAAGACGTTTGGTTTTGCAGGCGGCCGCAAAGACATCTGGCATGCGGAGGAAGACGTGTATTGGGGTACGGAAAAAGAATGGCTGGCGGACAACCGTTATTCCGGCGACCGCGAGCTTGAGGATCCGCTTGCTGCTGTGCAAATGGGGCTCATCTATGTGAATCCTGAGGGACCAAATGGAAAGCCTGATCCGCTCGCAAGTGCCCGTGATATTCGCGATACCTTCGGACGGATGGCGATGAATGACGAGGAGACCGTGGCCCTTATAGCCGGAGGCCACACATTCGGGAAGGCCCACGGTGCAGGCGATCCGTCTCATGTCGGTGACGATCCGGAAGCAGCGGATCTCGAAACACAAGGCTTAGGCTGGCTTAGCTCATACGGAAGCGGAAAAGGGCGCGATACGATTTCAAGCGGAGTAGATGGCGCCTGGACGACGAACCCGACTACGTGGGACAACGGCTACTTCGACCTGCTTTTCAGCTATGAGTGGGAGCTGACGAAGAGTGCGGCAGGTGCCTATCAATGGACGCCTGTTGATATGGCGGAAGAGCATATGGCGCCGGATGCAGAGGATCCATCCATTCGTGTGAAAACGATGATGTCCACGGCCGATATGGCCCTCCGTATGGACCCGGAATACGAAAAGATCTCCCGACGCTATTATGAAAATCCGGAAGAGTTTGCCGATGCATTCGCACGGGCATGGTTCAAGCTTCTCCACCGCGACATGGGACCTAAAGTCAGGTACTTAGGCCCGGAGGTTCCAGCTGAAGAGCTGATCTGGCAGGATCCCGTTCCGGCAGTGGATTATGAACTGTCTCACGATGAAGTGGCTGAACTTAAAAATAGAATTCTCAGCTCAGGACTGACTGTTAGCGAGCTTGTGAAAACTGCCTGGGCTTCAGCAAGCACCTACCGCCATACCGATATGCGCGGCGGAGCAAACGGCGCCCGGATCCGACTGGCTCCCCAAAAGGACTGGGAAGCCAATGAACCGGAACAGCTGGCAAAGGTTCTTGGGGTGTACGAAGACATCCAAAGCAAGCTGACTGTGAGAGTCAGCCTGGCGGATCTCATTGTACTCGGCGGCAGCGCAGCCATCGAAAAAGCCGCAAAAGACGCAGGCTTCGACGTTACCGTGCCATTTACGCCAGGACGCGGCGATGCGACAGAGGAGCAAACCGATGCTGAAACCTTCGATGTATTAGAGCCCGTCTCAGACGGATTCCGCAACTACCAGAAGAAAGAATACTCAACCAGTCCGGAGGAAATGCTCGTCGACAAAGCCCAGCTGCTCGGCTTAACCGCTCCAGAAATGACGGTCCTGCTAGGCGGCATGCGTGTTCTCGGAACCAATCACGGCGGCACCAAACACGGCCTGTTCACCGACCGTCCAGGCATCTTAACGAACGATTTCTTTATCAACCTGCTCGACATGCGCACAGAGTGGAAATCGATAGGCTTCAACCAATACGAAGGCCGCGACCGCAAAACGGGAGAAGTCATCCGTACAGCTTCACGCTTTGACCTTCTCTTCGGCTCCAACTCAGAGCTCCGCGCTCTCGCGGAAGTGTATGCACAGGATGACAACAAAGAGAAATTTGTCCGTGATTTTGTGGCAGCGTGGGTGAAAGTGATGGACGGGGATCGGTTTGATGTTAAGTAA
- a CDS encoding spore coat protein yields the protein MQNQNMDQNGQQQMPNMQPNSTYSSDHGGHELFDAHEVIAGIISMLDQYQMYEQHMKDPELKDIAQRQSVFVTQMYNTIVEAFSTGQKPAVSTQVYKMTQNNDAVYGIKPGQPKKPNQSVSELSDQGLSAYMLGNTKSLATLLAMTALEMTNPVLRRVIADSVPNFIELSYEIFLYQNKHGYYQVPQLMQQDMNAMLNSYAKAPGNMMH from the coding sequence ATGCAAAACCAAAACATGGATCAAAACGGTCAGCAGCAGATGCCCAACATGCAGCCGAATTCTACATATTCCAGTGACCATGGAGGGCATGAACTGTTTGATGCCCATGAAGTCATCGCCGGAATCATTAGCATGCTAGATCAATACCAAATGTACGAGCAGCATATGAAGGATCCAGAGCTGAAGGACATTGCCCAACGCCAGTCTGTATTTGTTACCCAGATGTACAATACCATTGTAGAAGCCTTTTCCACGGGACAAAAACCGGCTGTTTCAACCCAGGTCTATAAAATGACGCAAAATAACGATGCCGTTTACGGAATAAAGCCGGGCCAGCCGAAGAAGCCCAACCAATCCGTATCCGAGCTTTCCGATCAGGGGCTATCAGCTTACATGCTCGGCAACACCAAATCATTGGCCACCCTCTTGGCCATGACAGCACTGGAGATGACCAATCCTGTGCTGCGCCGCGTCATCGCCGACAGTGTTCCTAACTTTATCGAGCTAAGTTACGAAATTTTCCTTTATCAAAACAAGCATGGCTACTACCAGGTTCCGCAGCTGATGCAGCAGGACATGAATGCGATGCTGAACAGCTATGCGAAAGCACCGGGGAATATGATGCATTAA
- a CDS encoding zinc-binding dehydrogenase has translation MKAIQVTGYGGIEKLELAELPIPEPKDHEVLVQVKACAINNTEIWMREGAYGTGAKSGWKPEGVNFPRIPGSDIAGRIVKAGHAVDDAMIGKDVVLFPFTSSGEPGLEHISEDMSFVGSEYDGGYAEYVVWPADLCYEMPLPDYTESAVFSVSGLTAWHMNEQIQIQQGDTILVTGANGGVGSLNVQIASRVFGAKVIAIVGDLALEERMKELGASHVLSYKSGNLAEEIQEVNGGPIDAVLDVVGDPLFSTSLEVLKNGGKFCTSGSAGGQKSELDLRTLYLKHITLYGSVLGTREEFRRMLRAISEGKIKPVIDRTFPLEEAKEAQVYFKNSGKAGKIVLLPEN, from the coding sequence ATGAAAGCAATCCAAGTAACCGGTTACGGCGGTATAGAGAAGCTCGAGCTGGCCGAACTGCCTATTCCGGAGCCGAAAGACCATGAAGTATTGGTTCAGGTGAAAGCCTGCGCCATTAACAATACGGAAATCTGGATGAGAGAAGGGGCTTACGGAACCGGAGCTAAATCAGGATGGAAGCCGGAAGGCGTGAACTTTCCCAGGATACCGGGTTCCGATATAGCAGGCAGAATCGTGAAGGCGGGGCATGCGGTGGATGATGCGATGATTGGAAAAGACGTTGTCCTCTTTCCTTTTACCTCCAGTGGAGAACCAGGTCTCGAGCATATTTCAGAAGACATGTCCTTCGTCGGTTCTGAATACGATGGCGGCTATGCGGAATATGTGGTGTGGCCGGCAGACCTTTGCTATGAAATGCCACTTCCTGATTATACGGAAAGTGCGGTTTTTTCCGTCAGCGGCTTGACGGCATGGCATATGAATGAGCAAATCCAGATTCAGCAAGGGGATACCATATTGGTCACGGGGGCAAACGGCGGAGTAGGCTCCTTAAATGTCCAAATCGCCTCCCGCGTATTCGGAGCCAAGGTCATCGCCATTGTCGGCGATTTGGCACTGGAAGAAAGAATGAAAGAATTAGGTGCCTCACATGTACTGTCCTATAAATCCGGAAACCTTGCTGAAGAAATCCAGGAAGTGAACGGCGGTCCGATTGATGCTGTCCTGGACGTTGTCGGAGATCCCCTGTTCTCCACCTCCCTGGAAGTTCTGAAGAATGGCGGGAAGTTCTGTACCTCAGGATCCGCCGGCGGCCAAAAGTCAGAACTTGATCTCAGAACGCTCTACTTAAAACACATCACCCTCTACGGCTCCGTCTTGGGGACCAGAGAGGAGTTCAGACGGATGCTCCGCGCGATATCCGAAGGAAAAATCAAGCCGGTCATTGACCGTACGTTCCCTCTTGAGGAGGCAAAGGAAGCGCAGGTTTATTTTAAAAATTCCGGGAAAGCGGGAAAGATTGTGCTGCTTCCAGAGAATTGA
- a CDS encoding Cof-type HAD-IIB family hydrolase, whose amino-acid sequence MKLFALDMDGTTLSSRNEISPENIEAIKKAQSLGHKVMVLSGRAPESIQEVMGRYGLTLPIGGSNGTAVFADGKLLELTSLTDLQNQVIAEEAEKEAIPFKIYTNKGIYFHREWPERLKHVLSSGAVPEEYYVDENFGKMTHMPDESKTFDSIQSLLMDQELKIQKFFMLVLDPVQKSRLLTAAKAIEGGYVTSSSSFNIEVMNFNGNKGNGLKIMARYFNIPLEDTIAIGDQFNDVPMFEAAGFSVAMGNAVDEIKSKSDFVTLTNDEHGVAHAIEHVLNAGKVPEGLV is encoded by the coding sequence ATGAAATTATTTGCACTTGATATGGATGGAACGACATTATCATCCAGGAATGAGATCAGTCCTGAAAATATAGAAGCGATTAAGAAGGCCCAGAGCCTCGGGCATAAGGTGATGGTGTTGTCCGGCAGGGCGCCGGAGTCCATTCAAGAGGTTATGGGGCGGTATGGCCTGACGCTTCCGATCGGCGGAAGCAATGGAACGGCTGTATTTGCGGATGGAAAGCTTTTGGAGCTGACTTCGTTAACGGATTTGCAGAATCAAGTCATTGCGGAAGAAGCGGAGAAGGAAGCCATTCCTTTTAAAATTTACACGAATAAAGGCATTTATTTTCACCGGGAGTGGCCAGAGCGCTTAAAACACGTTCTTTCTTCAGGAGCTGTACCGGAGGAATATTATGTGGATGAGAACTTTGGCAAGATGACTCATATGCCGGATGAATCGAAAACATTTGATAGCATTCAGAGCCTGCTGATGGATCAGGAATTAAAGATTCAGAAGTTTTTTATGCTCGTTTTGGATCCCGTTCAAAAGAGCCGGTTATTGACGGCCGCGAAAGCCATTGAGGGGGGCTATGTCACGTCATCTTCTTCTTTTAATATTGAAGTGATGAACTTCAATGGAAATAAGGGAAACGGCCTGAAGATTATGGCCCGGTACTTCAATATTCCTCTTGAAGATACCATTGCAATTGGCGATCAGTTCAATGACGTGCCAATGTTCGAAGCAGCTGGATTCTCTGTTGCGATGGGCAACGCGGTTGATGAAATCAAAAGTAAGAGTGACTTTGTTACGTTAACGAACGATGAACATGGAGTGGCGCATGCTATTGAGCATGTTTTAAACGCAGGTAAGGTGCCGGAGGGTTTGGTATAA
- the yiaA gene encoding inner membrane protein YiaA: MADHNESPLLMGDEKSPKIKVERKEGEPTAAFKGASWAALVVGVAAYLIGLFNAGMELNEKGYYFAVLVFGLYAAVSLQKAVRDKDEDIPVSGIYYGLSWFAVIVAIALMAIGLYNAGSIVLSEKGFYGMAFVLSLFAAITIQKNIRDTQVARGRD, translated from the coding sequence ATGGCTGATCACAATGAGAGCCCGTTATTGATGGGTGATGAAAAGAGCCCAAAGATCAAGGTGGAAAGAAAAGAAGGAGAACCGACAGCTGCTTTTAAAGGGGCGAGCTGGGCTGCTTTGGTCGTGGGAGTTGCTGCTTATCTGATTGGCTTATTTAATGCCGGCATGGAGCTGAATGAGAAGGGGTATTACTTTGCTGTGCTGGTATTTGGATTGTATGCAGCTGTGTCCCTGCAAAAAGCGGTAAGGGATAAGGACGAGGATATTCCGGTTTCGGGGATCTATTACGGGCTTAGCTGGTTTGCGGTGATTGTAGCGATCGCCTTGATGGCAATCGGACTTTATAATGCCGGGAGTATTGTTTTGAGTGAAAAAGGGTTTTACGGTATGGCGTTTGTACTTAGTTTGTTTGCGGCCATTACGATTCAGAAAAACATTCGGGATACGCAGGTTGCTAGAGGAAGAGATTAA